A stretch of Paludisphaera borealis DNA encodes these proteins:
- a CDS encoding SprT-like family protein has protein sequence MSDDGWLDGPGPGRARQARLVSLLYAPDDVAARSRRIYNAVIEQSAQIHAGDFKVVGVDDLQLLFRLYDREFFRERLAEMLAEDRAYPMGFRLSKRLTRAAGQTIRQIRRVKAGGKVVDDVEYEISVSTTLLYSTFQHVEREVIVGGLVCRDRLEALQRIMEHELLHLAEFLGWGRSNCSADNFHMLSRRIFAHEGVTHDLVTPREQAAAAYNVRVGDVVAFEIDGARRHGRVNRITRRATVLVESPQGEPFTDGRRYLTFYVPLPLLRKVGG, from the coding sequence ATGAGCGACGACGGATGGCTGGACGGGCCGGGCCCGGGACGCGCGCGCCAGGCGCGGCTGGTGTCGCTGTTGTACGCGCCCGACGACGTCGCCGCTCGATCGCGGCGGATCTACAACGCCGTGATCGAGCAGTCGGCCCAGATCCACGCCGGCGACTTCAAGGTCGTCGGCGTCGACGATTTGCAGTTGCTGTTCCGGCTGTACGACCGCGAATTCTTCCGCGAGCGGCTTGCGGAGATGCTCGCGGAGGACCGCGCGTATCCGATGGGCTTCCGGCTCTCGAAGCGGCTGACCCGGGCCGCCGGTCAGACGATCCGCCAGATCCGCCGGGTGAAGGCCGGGGGCAAGGTCGTCGACGACGTCGAATACGAGATCTCGGTCTCGACCACGCTGTTGTACAGCACGTTCCAGCACGTCGAGCGCGAGGTGATCGTCGGCGGGCTCGTCTGCCGCGACCGGCTCGAAGCCCTCCAGCGGATCATGGAGCACGAGCTGCTGCACCTCGCCGAGTTCCTCGGCTGGGGCCGGTCGAACTGCTCGGCCGATAATTTTCATATGCTCTCGCGTCGCATCTTCGCGCACGAAGGCGTGACGCACGACCTCGTCACCCCGCGCGAGCAAGCCGCGGCGGCCTACAACGTCCGCGTCGGCGACGTCGTCGCCTTCGAGATCGACGGCGCGCGCCGCCACGGCCGCGTCAACCGCATCACCCGCCGCGCCACCGTCCTCGTCGAAAGCCCCCAAGGCGAGCCCTTCACCGACGGCCGCCGCTACCTCACGTTTTACGTCCCGCTGCCGCTGCTGCGGAAAGTGGGCGGGTGA
- a CDS encoding glycoside hydrolase family 172 protein — translation MSNVARRCLLCFAVAGALAAPARADDGPTVTVESLLRRMVDLSWLAQPPAAGERSVMFSSYDRASKLEGDTIVNPFANGDRGHYLRVEGESGHREWVLAESKGPGYVSRIWSANPDGELRIYIDGSDKPALAGPFASITNGEIEPFSAPFGHDASRGRNLYFPFPFARAIKITTTKGDQYYQVNVTTLPKNTQVESYSPEVLARAGGTIANTRRALLESPLARFSGDLAASQPFRLRPGHSTEIIPTRNPGDRPGAITALLCQISRSNLDDDALADVLARTLLTITFDDAVTPQVATPLGDFFGSGPGLNHFQMAVNEVGDSAAMIARWHMPYQHSARIGLKNQSDHAADVVIRANIHEDPSNAGKLTFHARWRSDEVLRTKKAEGTLDWPALRVKGGAGRFVGLLCNIYNPTPAWWGEGDEKIYVDGEKFPSTFGTGTEDYFGYAWGDTHPYMNPFHSQTRSDGPGSKGNTSNVRHQILDSVPFQKSLDFDIEVWHWEAVTIQYGTLAYFYAAPGATIAPDVPNLSSRTVRPRPPVNREPGAIEAESLKVRGKTAGDVHNQDMTQFGDAWSGAQQLFWIVREPGARLDLEVRVEQDGTYALWGGFTKAPDYAMVQLALDGKDLGRPIDLYAPGVVHSGAAALGVLSLEAGTHVLSLTIAGKNPKSTSYLVGLDWLKLAPTQTILPAPIKPRR, via the coding sequence ATGTCCAACGTAGCTCGACGCTGCTTGCTGTGTTTCGCCGTCGCGGGCGCGCTCGCGGCGCCCGCCCGGGCCGACGACGGGCCGACGGTCACGGTGGAGAGCCTGCTGCGGAGGATGGTCGACCTCTCGTGGCTCGCCCAGCCTCCCGCCGCCGGCGAGCGCTCGGTCATGTTCTCCAGCTACGACCGCGCCAGCAAGCTCGAAGGCGACACGATCGTCAACCCGTTCGCCAACGGCGATCGCGGCCACTACCTGCGGGTCGAAGGCGAGAGCGGCCATCGCGAATGGGTGCTTGCCGAATCGAAGGGCCCCGGCTACGTCTCGCGGATCTGGTCGGCCAACCCCGACGGCGAATTGCGGATCTACATCGACGGGTCCGACAAACCGGCGCTCGCCGGGCCGTTTGCGAGCATCACCAACGGCGAAATCGAGCCGTTCTCGGCCCCGTTCGGCCACGACGCCTCGCGCGGGCGCAACCTGTATTTTCCGTTCCCGTTCGCCCGGGCGATCAAGATCACGACCACCAAGGGCGACCAGTATTACCAGGTGAACGTGACGACGCTCCCCAAGAACACCCAGGTGGAAAGCTACTCGCCCGAGGTCCTCGCGCGGGCGGGTGGGACGATCGCGAACACACGCCGCGCGCTGCTGGAATCGCCCTTGGCGCGGTTCTCGGGCGACCTGGCGGCATCGCAGCCGTTCAGACTGCGGCCGGGCCACTCCACCGAGATCATCCCCACCCGCAACCCCGGCGACCGCCCCGGCGCGATCACCGCTCTGCTCTGCCAAATCTCGCGGTCGAATCTCGACGACGACGCCCTCGCCGACGTCCTGGCCCGCACGTTATTGACCATCACGTTCGACGACGCGGTGACGCCGCAGGTCGCCACGCCGCTCGGCGACTTCTTCGGCAGCGGGCCGGGGCTCAATCATTTCCAGATGGCCGTCAACGAGGTCGGCGACAGCGCCGCGATGATCGCGCGGTGGCACATGCCTTACCAACACTCAGCACGGATCGGCCTGAAAAATCAATCGGATCACGCGGCGGACGTCGTGATCCGCGCGAACATCCACGAAGATCCCTCGAACGCCGGCAAGCTCACGTTCCACGCCCGATGGCGGAGCGACGAGGTCCTGCGAACCAAGAAGGCCGAAGGCACGCTCGACTGGCCGGCGCTTCGGGTCAAGGGCGGGGCTGGGCGGTTCGTCGGCCTGTTGTGCAACATCTACAACCCGACTCCGGCCTGGTGGGGCGAGGGGGACGAGAAGATCTACGTCGACGGCGAGAAGTTTCCCAGCACGTTCGGCACCGGCACCGAAGACTATTTCGGCTACGCCTGGGGCGATACGCATCCTTACATGAACCCATTCCACAGCCAGACGCGGAGCGACGGGCCGGGGAGCAAGGGGAACACCAGCAACGTCCGGCACCAGATCCTCGACTCCGTGCCGTTCCAGAAGTCGCTCGACTTCGATATCGAAGTCTGGCACTGGGAGGCCGTGACGATCCAGTACGGGACCCTCGCCTACTTCTACGCCGCGCCCGGGGCGACGATCGCCCCCGACGTACCCAACCTGTCGAGCCGGACGGTCCGCCCCCGGCCGCCGGTGAACCGCGAGCCGGGCGCGATCGAGGCCGAGAGCCTTAAGGTGCGCGGCAAGACGGCCGGCGACGTCCACAACCAGGACATGACCCAGTTCGGTGACGCCTGGTCGGGTGCGCAGCAGCTCTTCTGGATCGTCCGCGAGCCCGGCGCGCGGCTCGACCTGGAGGTTCGCGTCGAGCAGGACGGCACTTACGCCCTCTGGGGCGGGTTCACCAAGGCTCCCGACTACGCGATGGTCCAGCTCGCCCTCGACGGCAAAGACCTCGGCCGGCCGATCGATCTTTACGCACCGGGAGTCGTCCACTCCGGGGCCGCCGCGCTCGGCGTCCTCTCGCTCGAAGCCGGCACGCACGTCCTCAGCCTCACCATCGCCGGCAAAAACCCCAAAAGCACCAGCTACCTCGTCGGCCTCGACTGGCTCAAGCTCGCGCCGACGCAGACCATCTTGCCCGCCCCGATCAAGCCGCGCCGATAA
- a CDS encoding PVC-type heme-binding CxxCH protein, translated as MMTVRHGSSLTLSTFAAGLALAVATLSNAAEPPATSLPVPVDQAPARMIIPPGFKVTPFAAEPDVVQPIAFTIDPRGRLWVVENFSYPIWLGGPHGKDRVVIFEDSDGDGKFDRRTVFYEGGTSFTGIELGHGGVWLCATPNLLFIPDRDGDDKPDSAPVVALDGWDVKAQHNMFNALKWGPDGWLWGCNGILSNSRVGRPGTPDGDRTPINTGVWRYHPTRQVFEAVAHGTTNPWGLDFDDYGEAFITNCVIPHLFHVVPGARFQRMFGEDFVVNSYGLIPTCADHLHWAGGHWTESREGKDHAKHSEVGGGHAHVGAMVYLGDNWPDSYRNGAYTFNIHGHRVNHDRLERKGSGYVAHHEPDLLNGNDVWFRGLELKYGPDGAVYFTDWADIGECHENDADNAHRENGRIYKLSYGDPKPVKVDLAKQSDEELAKLQLHKNEWYVRTARRLLQERAIAGGDVSKARDVLNTILRDNPETTRRLRALWTLYAVGALDEKALLGILTDRDESVRGWAVRLLGDAGSISAPVAARLTTLAKDEASPRVRLALASALQRIPVADRWPLAEVLASAKIDPADPMLPLMTWYGVEPLAAADFDRAAEWTTRVQLPMLRNFLARRVVTADAAKGLAALGPVLKLDRDDVRGDVLDGVLDALRGRKQVPRPEGWAEIYAGLAATKDTSVLEKALRLAVILDEPKAIATLRATTLDAKTPADRRARALSTLVERRVPGLGVELRSLLSDAAMRGLALRSMAAYTDADTPKVVLDAYAGLTEAERDDAVATLSARPSWALALLDAVEKGVVPRRDVSVTAARQLLALKDANVAKRLETVWGTIRPTSADKTSLIAKYKSVLASKEPADPSRGRALFQRTCFQCHKLFDGGGDVGPELTGSDRANADYILENVLDPSATVARDYTVSTIGTADGRLISGIIREQNDRTLTIQTANERIILAREDIEDFKPSNVSMMPEGQLERLTDQEIRDLFAYLAAKGQVEAPAAGR; from the coding sequence ATGATGACCGTGCGACACGGTTCCTCCCTCACCTTGTCGACCTTCGCGGCCGGGCTCGCCCTGGCGGTTGCAACGCTCTCGAACGCGGCCGAGCCGCCGGCGACGTCGCTGCCGGTCCCCGTTGATCAAGCCCCCGCGCGGATGATCATTCCGCCCGGCTTCAAGGTCACGCCGTTCGCCGCCGAGCCCGACGTCGTCCAGCCGATCGCCTTCACGATCGACCCCCGGGGACGGCTCTGGGTCGTCGAGAATTTCTCGTATCCGATCTGGCTGGGCGGACCGCACGGCAAGGACCGCGTCGTCATCTTCGAAGACTCCGACGGCGACGGCAAGTTCGACCGCCGCACCGTCTTCTACGAAGGCGGCACGAGCTTCACCGGGATCGAGCTGGGGCACGGCGGCGTCTGGCTCTGCGCCACGCCCAACCTGCTGTTCATCCCCGACCGCGACGGCGACGACAAGCCCGACTCGGCGCCGGTCGTCGCGCTCGACGGCTGGGACGTGAAGGCTCAGCATAATATGTTCAACGCCCTGAAATGGGGTCCCGACGGCTGGCTCTGGGGGTGCAACGGCATCCTCTCGAACTCGCGCGTCGGCCGGCCGGGGACGCCCGACGGCGATCGCACGCCGATCAACACCGGCGTCTGGCGATACCACCCGACGCGCCAGGTCTTCGAGGCCGTCGCCCACGGCACGACCAACCCCTGGGGCCTCGACTTCGACGATTACGGCGAGGCGTTCATCACCAACTGCGTGATCCCGCACCTGTTCCACGTCGTCCCCGGCGCGCGGTTTCAGCGGATGTTCGGCGAGGACTTCGTCGTCAATTCGTACGGCCTGATCCCCACCTGCGCCGACCACCTGCACTGGGCCGGCGGCCACTGGACCGAGTCGCGCGAGGGGAAGGACCACGCCAAGCACAGCGAGGTCGGCGGCGGCCACGCGCACGTCGGCGCGATGGTCTACCTCGGCGACAACTGGCCCGACAGCTACCGCAACGGCGCGTACACCTTCAACATCCACGGCCACCGCGTCAACCACGACCGCCTCGAACGCAAGGGATCGGGCTACGTCGCCCACCACGAGCCCGACCTCCTGAACGGCAACGACGTCTGGTTCCGCGGCCTGGAACTCAAGTACGGCCCCGACGGCGCCGTCTACTTCACCGACTGGGCGGACATCGGCGAATGCCATGAGAACGACGCCGACAACGCCCACCGCGAAAATGGACGCATCTACAAGCTTAGCTACGGCGATCCCAAGCCCGTGAAGGTCGACCTCGCCAAGCAGTCCGACGAGGAGCTCGCCAAGCTCCAGCTCCACAAGAACGAGTGGTACGTCCGCACCGCGCGGCGGCTGCTGCAAGAGCGGGCAATCGCCGGCGGCGATGTGTCCAAGGCGCGCGACGTCCTCAATACGATCCTCCGCGACAACCCCGAGACCACCCGCCGCCTGCGGGCGCTCTGGACGCTGTACGCCGTCGGCGCGCTCGACGAGAAGGCGCTCCTCGGAATCCTGACCGACCGCGACGAATCGGTGCGCGGCTGGGCGGTCCGGCTGCTCGGCGACGCCGGCTCGATCTCGGCGCCCGTCGCGGCCCGGCTCACCACTCTGGCGAAGGACGAAGCCTCGCCGCGCGTCCGGCTCGCGCTGGCGTCGGCCCTGCAACGGATTCCGGTCGCCGATCGCTGGCCGCTCGCCGAGGTCCTCGCCTCGGCCAAGATCGACCCCGCCGACCCGATGCTGCCGCTGATGACCTGGTACGGCGTCGAGCCCCTCGCCGCGGCCGATTTCGATCGCGCGGCCGAATGGACGACGCGGGTGCAACTGCCGATGCTTCGCAACTTCTTGGCGCGTCGCGTGGTGACGGCCGACGCCGCCAAGGGGCTCGCGGCCCTCGGGCCGGTCCTCAAGCTCGACCGCGACGACGTCCGGGGCGACGTGCTCGACGGCGTGCTCGACGCGCTTCGAGGCCGCAAGCAGGTCCCCCGTCCCGAGGGCTGGGCCGAGATCTACGCCGGGCTGGCCGCGACCAAGGACACGAGCGTGCTCGAAAAGGCGCTCCGTTTAGCCGTGATCCTCGACGAACCCAAGGCCATCGCCACCCTCCGCGCGACGACCCTCGACGCCAAGACGCCGGCCGACCGCCGCGCCCGCGCCTTGAGCACGCTGGTCGAGCGTCGCGTGCCCGGCCTCGGCGTCGAGCTGCGCAGCCTGCTGAGCGACGCCGCGATGCGGGGGCTAGCCCTCCGCTCGATGGCCGCGTACACCGACGCCGACACGCCGAAAGTCGTGCTCGACGCCTATGCGGGGCTGACCGAGGCCGAGCGCGACGACGCGGTCGCCACGCTCTCGGCCCGGCCCTCCTGGGCGCTCGCGCTGCTCGACGCGGTCGAGAAGGGCGTCGTCCCGCGCCGGGACGTGAGCGTCACGGCGGCCCGTCAATTGTTGGCTCTGAAGGACGCGAACGTGGCTAAGCGGCTCGAAACGGTCTGGGGGACGATCCGGCCGACGTCGGCCGACAAGACGTCGCTGATCGCTAAATACAAGTCGGTTCTGGCCTCGAAGGAGCCCGCCGATCCGTCTCGCGGCCGCGCGTTGTTCCAGCGGACCTGCTTCCAGTGCCACAAGCTGTTCGACGGCGGCGGCGACGTCGGCCCCGAGCTGACGGGTTCGGACCGGGCGAACGCCGACTACATCCTCGAGAACGTCCTCGACCCCAGCGCGACCGTCGCGCGCGATTACACCGTGTCGACCATCGGGACTGCCGACGGCCGCCTGATCTCGGGGATCATCCGCGAGCAGAACGACCGCACCCTGACCATCCAGACCGCCAACGAACGCATCATCCTCGCCCGCGAAGACATCGAGGACTTCAAGCCGTCGAACGTCTCGATGATGCCCGAAGGCCAGCTCGAACGCCTCACCGACCAGGAGATCCGCGACCTCTTCGCCTACCTTGCCGCCAAGGGCCAGGTCGAGGCGCCGGCGGCGGGGCGTTGA
- a CDS encoding LssY C-terminal domain-containing protein, giving the protein MTDDQGGEDATAATTTTTATVVRSRKRRWTVRGLKILGVVVVVWLAAAYLILPFLWKHYEHQPAMENAPKTTVTAQGIPGDPLNVGLIGGEKELVDAIVQSGWDPADPVTLRTSIAIASSVIRDRPYPEAPVSPLFVFGRKQDLAFEKPAGDSARHRHHVRFWKSTDLGKDGLPLWIGAVTFDRSVGLSHRTGQITHHIAPDVDAERDGLIADLRRAGRLKVLYQVTGVGATLLGRNGGGDLYYTDGELTVGVLAADSATTSPEELDNPPIIDLKEQLWSALKPLLDSRSNSEPNEN; this is encoded by the coding sequence ATGACCGACGATCAAGGCGGCGAGGACGCGACGGCTGCGACCACGACGACGACCGCGACGGTCGTCCGGTCGAGGAAGCGGCGCTGGACGGTCAGAGGACTTAAAATCCTCGGCGTGGTGGTCGTGGTCTGGTTGGCGGCGGCTTATTTGATCTTGCCGTTCTTGTGGAAGCACTACGAGCATCAGCCGGCGATGGAGAACGCGCCCAAGACGACCGTGACGGCGCAGGGGATTCCCGGCGATCCGCTCAACGTGGGGTTGATCGGCGGTGAGAAGGAGCTGGTCGACGCGATCGTCCAGTCGGGCTGGGACCCGGCCGACCCGGTGACGCTGCGGACAAGCATCGCCATCGCCAGCAGCGTGATCCGCGATCGGCCGTATCCCGAGGCCCCGGTCAGCCCGTTGTTCGTGTTCGGGCGGAAGCAGGACCTCGCGTTCGAGAAGCCCGCCGGCGACAGCGCGCGGCACAGGCATCACGTCCGGTTCTGGAAGTCGACCGACCTGGGCAAGGACGGCCTGCCGCTCTGGATCGGCGCGGTCACGTTCGACCGCAGCGTCGGCCTCAGCCACCGCACCGGGCAGATCACCCACCACATCGCCCCCGACGTCGACGCCGAGCGCGACGGCCTGATCGCCGACCTCCGCCGCGCGGGGCGGCTGAAAGTTCTGTACCAGGTCACCGGCGTCGGCGCGACCCTGCTGGGCCGCAACGGCGGCGGCGACCTGTACTACACCGACGGCGAACTGACCGTCGGCGTCCTGGCCGCCGACTCCGCGACGACGTCCCCCGAGGAACTCGACAACCCGCCGATCATCGACCTCAAGGAACAGCTCTGGTCGGCGCTCAAGCCGCTGCTCGATTCCCGGTCGAATTCGGAACCGAATGAGAATTAG
- a CDS encoding carboxypeptidase regulatory-like domain-containing protein, protein MKASRSAIALVASTLAVPAIVFAAYCQEQGKSPASPRWSPEQLHAWIQGEFQRTPDVAALIRDVIATDGEYYDARSAGRADAEPAVKAIATRKDQLMAKYFALWTERYDEIRRRAPAEVIAEAPRDLELEARIQSLFKADSIVSALVQSIVAVDQDIDRLANEGRGHADAAFKAAAELKSDLTAKYNTLWNERYAELRRRVLANIKEGAPDDLEGKITSEFQRDPALGRLIWDVQAADRDVVEARRAGRGRLDPALAAAEKRQDELWTKYHAAWSEHYDEFRRRILTGADEFAPWRVDARIGQDFANAPDVAPLMEEMSATDLETAKVQDGPARKALERRKAELSAKYNALWTERYPGLRKQAVVELQNTFVPPHPQQPEAKHAPAAPERGRQAPKVGRAFTKMAIAPGSPEPYLFTPIPETIAARVSGAARDERSEPIAKAKVTLYAVTREGVKPAATTTTDAEGGYDFRGIHLPVLTSSKLLPNQAMPPHIRFLVSGEAPGKGIAWGRGLSMWQFNPENLDENGGQGHLFLQSNVTLDLKFGKAAALHGRIVDERGEPIPGAKVRVVNHAEIDADGREAGNIDDLEWNVLPDGLGRSQTGADGGFRIEGLTERFCYSLVVTRPESTRTEFSLFAATVDGPDQDHKPTSVGSIFLGTHQARTSPVTITVPKLRPIDVLVLADDDGKPVAGAHIQMRAELGASESGDTDDAGKIRLHSPPGEHVYLISNPPARSRYLPTYQDPIDVKPGETPSPLEIRQKVGAELIIEAVETGTGKPMPDVFFWWTAEGPPDEKSRSAEDVSTVLRTAWTDEKGELHATVAPAPGRRYRFHFGGMREPVTSWFDPFAARTYGYEASPAQSEPVELAPGKPTRLRFELRKGPPDPNPYRPRVRQPAP, encoded by the coding sequence ATGAAGGCCTCGCGCTCCGCCATCGCCCTCGTCGCTTCGACCCTGGCCGTCCCGGCGATCGTGTTCGCCGCATACTGTCAGGAGCAGGGGAAAAGCCCCGCATCCCCTCGATGGTCGCCGGAACAGCTCCACGCCTGGATTCAGGGCGAATTCCAACGCACCCCCGACGTCGCCGCCTTGATCCGCGACGTCATCGCGACGGACGGAGAATACTACGACGCTCGGAGCGCGGGCCGGGCGGACGCCGAGCCGGCCGTCAAGGCGATCGCAACGCGCAAGGATCAGTTGATGGCGAAATACTTCGCCCTCTGGACCGAGCGTTACGACGAGATCCGTCGGCGGGCGCCCGCCGAGGTGATCGCGGAAGCTCCGCGCGACCTGGAACTCGAAGCCCGAATCCAAAGCCTGTTCAAGGCCGACTCCATCGTCTCCGCCTTGGTCCAATCCATCGTCGCCGTGGATCAGGATATCGACCGGCTCGCCAATGAGGGGCGCGGCCATGCGGATGCGGCTTTCAAGGCCGCCGCGGAGCTGAAGTCCGATCTTACTGCGAAGTACAACACGCTTTGGAACGAGCGCTATGCCGAGCTTCGTCGGCGGGTGCTCGCCAATATCAAGGAAGGCGCGCCGGACGATCTCGAAGGCAAGATCACCAGTGAGTTCCAACGCGACCCCGCCCTGGGACGGCTGATATGGGATGTCCAGGCGGCCGATCGCGATGTGGTGGAAGCCAGGAGAGCGGGCCGAGGACGTCTCGACCCGGCTCTCGCGGCCGCTGAGAAACGCCAGGACGAGTTGTGGACGAAGTATCACGCCGCCTGGAGCGAGCACTACGACGAGTTCCGTCGGCGCATCCTCACCGGTGCGGACGAGTTCGCGCCGTGGCGCGTTGACGCCCGCATCGGCCAGGATTTCGCGAACGCCCCCGACGTCGCCCCCTTGATGGAGGAGATGTCCGCGACGGACCTTGAAACCGCCAAGGTCCAGGACGGCCCGGCCCGCAAGGCCCTGGAGCGGCGCAAGGCCGAGCTGTCGGCGAAATACAACGCCCTCTGGACCGAGCGATACCCCGGGCTCCGCAAGCAAGCCGTGGTCGAGCTTCAGAACACGTTCGTCCCACCGCATCCCCAGCAGCCCGAGGCGAAGCACGCTCCGGCCGCTCCGGAGCGCGGCCGACAGGCGCCCAAGGTCGGGAGGGCGTTCACGAAGATGGCGATCGCGCCGGGCAGCCCCGAGCCTTACCTGTTCACGCCGATCCCCGAAACCATCGCCGCGCGCGTCTCGGGCGCGGCGCGCGACGAGCGGAGCGAGCCGATCGCGAAGGCCAAAGTCACGCTCTACGCCGTCACGCGCGAAGGTGTGAAACCGGCCGCCACGACCACGACCGACGCCGAGGGAGGATACGACTTCCGGGGCATCCATCTGCCGGTCCTGACCTCGAGCAAGTTGCTCCCGAACCAGGCAATGCCCCCCCATATCCGGTTCCTCGTCTCGGGCGAGGCGCCCGGCAAGGGGATCGCCTGGGGCCGAGGGTTGTCGATGTGGCAGTTCAACCCCGAGAACCTGGATGAGAACGGCGGTCAGGGCCATCTCTTCTTACAGTCCAACGTCACGCTCGACCTGAAGTTCGGCAAGGCGGCCGCCCTGCACGGCCGGATCGTCGACGAACGAGGCGAGCCGATCCCGGGCGCGAAGGTTCGGGTCGTCAACCATGCGGAGATCGACGCCGACGGCCGCGAGGCGGGCAATATCGACGACTTGGAATGGAACGTCTTGCCCGACGGCCTCGGTCGTTCCCAGACCGGCGCCGACGGCGGCTTCCGGATCGAAGGGCTCACCGAGCGGTTCTGCTACTCGCTCGTCGTCACGCGTCCCGAGTCGACCCGCACCGAGTTCAGCCTCTTCGCCGCGACCGTCGACGGGCCGGATCAGGACCACAAACCGACCTCCGTCGGGAGCATCTTTCTTGGAACGCACCAGGCGCGGACGAGTCCGGTCACGATCACCGTCCCGAAGCTCCGGCCGATCGACGTGCTCGTCCTCGCCGACGACGACGGCAAGCCCGTCGCCGGAGCCCACATTCAGATGCGTGCGGAACTCGGGGCCTCCGAGTCAGGCGATACCGACGACGCGGGCAAGATCCGACTCCACTCGCCGCCGGGGGAGCACGTCTATCTCATCTCCAACCCGCCGGCTCGCTCCCGCTATCTCCCGACCTACCAAGATCCCATCGACGTCAAGCCCGGCGAGACCCCCTCGCCCCTCGAAATCCGCCAGAAGGTCGGCGCCGAATTGATCATCGAAGCCGTCGAGACCGGCACGGGCAAGCCGATGCCCGACGTCTTCTTCTGGTGGACCGCCGAGGGCCCGCCCGACGAGAAGTCCAGGTCCGCCGAAGACGTCTCGACCGTGCTGCGGACGGCCTGGACGGACGAGAAGGGCGAGTTGCACGCTACGGTCGCCCCCGCCCCCGGTCGGCGTTATCGCTTCCACTTCGGCGGCATGCGCGAGCCGGTCACGAGCTGGTTCGACCCCTTCGCCGCCCGAACGTACGGCTACGAAGCGTCCCCCGCGCAAAGCGAGCCCGTCGAGCTCGCCCCCGGCAAGCCGACCCGGCTGCGGTTCGAGCTGCGGAAGGGTCCTCCCGACCCCAACCCCTATCGACCGCGCGTCCGACAACCAGCCCCTTGA
- a CDS encoding lactonase family protein, whose protein sequence is MTVARWLMVARRAVLASMAVLASVGGTVATAADGAEPKSYWVYAGSYTNSKTPSEGIYKFELDAATGKLTPHGPAAKLANPSFLAVHPNGKFLYAVNEVETLNGEKGGGVTALALDPETGALRVLNHQSTKGGAPCHLTVDAKGRNVLAANYGGGSVACLPIAEDGTLKPASTFIQHEGKSVDRSRQEAPHAHSINLDRANRFALAADLGLDKVLVYKFDGDHGKLTPNDPPFAKIKPGTGPRHLAWHPSGGFAYVIGEMGNTVTVLKYDAAKGVLDAIQTIGTLPADFHGKSWTSEIVAHPTGNFVYGSNRGHDSIAIFTVEASTGKLKATGHQLTGGKTPRNFVVDPTGRWLLAENQDSNTIVVFSIDPQTGALAQVGEPVASPMPVCIRMIPKPAAGK, encoded by the coding sequence ATGACGGTTGCACGATGGTTGATGGTTGCTCGCCGGGCGGTCCTGGCGTCGATGGCGGTCCTGGCGTCGGTCGGTGGAACCGTGGCGACGGCGGCCGACGGCGCCGAGCCGAAGTCGTACTGGGTCTATGCGGGCTCGTACACCAACAGCAAGACGCCCAGCGAGGGGATTTACAAGTTCGAGCTTGACGCGGCGACGGGCAAGCTGACGCCCCACGGGCCGGCGGCGAAGCTCGCGAACCCTTCGTTTCTGGCCGTGCATCCGAACGGTAAGTTCCTGTACGCGGTCAACGAGGTCGAGACGCTGAACGGCGAGAAGGGGGGCGGCGTGACCGCCCTGGCTCTCGATCCCGAAACCGGCGCGCTGCGGGTTCTCAATCATCAGTCGACGAAGGGCGGAGCGCCTTGCCACCTGACGGTCGACGCCAAGGGGCGGAACGTCCTGGCGGCGAACTACGGCGGCGGCAGCGTCGCCTGCCTGCCGATCGCCGAAGATGGAACCCTGAAGCCGGCGTCGACGTTCATCCAGCACGAGGGCAAGAGCGTCGACCGTTCGCGCCAGGAAGCGCCGCACGCGCACTCGATCAACCTCGACCGCGCCAACCGGTTCGCGCTCGCGGCCGACCTCGGGCTCGACAAGGTGCTCGTCTACAAGTTCGACGGCGACCACGGCAAGCTGACGCCCAACGACCCGCCGTTCGCCAAGATCAAGCCGGGGACGGGCCCTCGTCACCTCGCCTGGCATCCTTCGGGCGGCTTCGCGTACGTCATCGGCGAGATGGGCAACACCGTGACCGTCCTCAAGTACGACGCCGCGAAGGGCGTGCTCGACGCGATCCAGACGATCGGCACGCTCCCCGCCGATTTCCACGGCAAGAGCTGGACCAGCGAGATCGTCGCGCACCCGACCGGCAACTTCGTCTACGGCTCGAATCGCGGCCACGACAGCATCGCGATCTTCACTGTCGAGGCGTCGACCGGCAAGCTCAAGGCGACCGGCCATCAGCTCACCGGCGGCAAGACCCCGCGCAACTTCGTCGTCGACCCGACCGGCCGCTGGCTGCTGGCCGAGAACCAGGACTCCAACACGATCGTCGTCTTCAGCATCGACCCCCAGACCGGGGCGCTCGCGCAGGTCGGCGAGCCGGTGGCGTCGCCGATGCCCGTCTGCATCCGGATGATCCCGAAGCCGGCCGCCGGCAAGTAA